In Acanthopagrus latus isolate v.2019 chromosome 17, fAcaLat1.1, whole genome shotgun sequence, the following are encoded in one genomic region:
- the LOC119005927 gene encoding histone-lysine N-methyltransferase ASH1L-like isoform X2: MDQRVKGGTPPTTNSTLDPTSAPEDSGQEVAEKKRRGEGENGHVGEKEEEKRGAGRKREGDKGAVLELLIEGRCGSAGQQQLQISGRETSCPEGNVRLRIGLQAKRTKKPPKILESYVCKPTIRTYQRQGRGALARGDGEGGGVGQQQSKTSSAPDEATRDHCSGLDAVQTTSKQTASAAASPPLASSSLSSPSSSSSSSQPLSLSSTFTTASSPASVPAITSQGTKSAKQVPIKLADKPEVNSNGSSERVKKEKVTSVNGQPVPAGHKSCSPTTDRTASSTLSTQCIQALSASEARTEGKTSKKHNGLVQTAKQKGISNGKGSADIIGTSTSSKVKVGKHSSSSVSSVDSSTRPPVSSSSHKELSNKGRPDSPSSLAVNSKPQSSPTADLSSAQSQDQDLEKKREKERKVEKEKRRDKKSKRDRLEAERAKSESRKEEGKKKKKKGKDGKSRHGKEKDERRKTDDIWRDELKTERGKTEKKRDKLSPDRQRTEDNNAKCGETVDGGKLDKTSKVVNPCRADEIDKTDDGCKPVKQAEPATGDTSKSKEQDVSRHSTVPPSHPSSSAPPSLPTPSARAPVSPPSSPQEQDSRPLKKRKARRPSWTKLVHRAQRAENQEAPSDSQHNPSLNFPQNPKTSLPAKATIQQTDESHPAPSSCLTSGSSSVSSATKPSSPKQNHPTSDPSPPVSRCAITPARKRGRPKSHSSSVDEPLPRLSPNAIPAEVPLLGCDRIKKAPVLEPSPILQSAAQFKPSPKKRGRPPKRPLPEDQSGDALNRTEETDRCHPPEKGRQLKIRRLINEMKKRKKRRLQKVILSGYVGKDGRASQAADGETSLRMCKSIETTTVQTLSALSSSFGSTLGPQINVSKRGTIYMGKRRGRKPKTQTAPTVQTSSQNSSQSSLFTNPSETSLFSNQPQPPPSHPFPSPSLTHSSGAQSPYSEGSLTEPTTSLLFPHPFSLPSPSSSCTSPRPPSSSSLSPFVKKSCPCQGRHHFPFHQSSCKLSCPTPPLHHAPGSPGHLKEATPSPRSESHSEETLPSDSGIGTDNNSVSERGEIRGARGMLRLGQGSGVMLGAQRHPSSLIDRPSPVSSPLSHMPRHANPITNSASVERHRDRHRHRRRDYDCSSSCTCMCPCPCPGHNKCTHSDYYPCLGHNALKRQKNKHKKKHQQLHMQDPEFLAELEDLISQFSEVHIGRRGWARTGLGQGFDGSGNAAGGRRHHSSSHSHRSNIFRINLNGFYSPHPSPYSANTSYSPQPFYPCQAVHCNRKPDRRQCSCPSKFQETIENMGFYSSYPPATTLYHHLPSSYPLPSPHQYAPHQSHHAHFLLNPARFHRRRSRLLREGALGGDVEGDIGGGSSGVGGSHLSSGFTSSLSCGCGRSEHKHKHKHRHRHCEQDMDDEEELHEDEEEDGMEREGLASSKSRSGFILGQGEGGRKGARGMGSMLSKESPWLCENGNESFSSTAAATSSSSSAERYKHTSLTSLGLGSSHLSSFGGGWGGLGQSWTKFGGMGGTGFGNSNPSWRSFTGEQRTGRMIASDGEDDDDESAQESQLYRTSPSPTHTNLFTSAAMATGGRGLRSRLAGRNPGSGDRSWRRDEPAWTERREAGLQGDSRSLGLQKSVPTSDSVAGKNKRRPGRPRKHPLPTTVSSPAHSSAAPSMSSPDLLPGHGHNRDGREVGGRKEERGPERDRGGDTAQQVTDFELQARRKRGRKRKHGDSPCHQSVAEDKPEGDTPTECFSQSDADQAPSQPVTIQREERADGPPRKNFLRAGLYSDDYKTTDPPSSQAQQCRESLEYTPEEREYSLLPAPMHVGKYLRLKRIHFQLPYDVMWLWQHNQLQRQPAVPLKRKRRYCRLKERTSSSLRTAEESSSDITSLFPHLDMDPLTSSERSFVVKHHVFLVRNWELVRDRQIRLRIERERDAEGEEGDAPHPSCDEANGDNSHIKSGQPVGVEVTVVSSDPHHQSQDTSSSLTAIPCVSEQTHPPHQNPEQTRGGGRRGRKTRGGRGLQQRTEEETAE, from the exons ATGGACCAGAGAGTGAAGGGGGGAACCCCTCCAACCACAAACTCCACTCTGGACCCCACCTCCGCACCTGAAGACTCTGGGCAGGAAgtggcagagaaaaagaggagaggtgagggggAGAATGGGCATGTaggggaaaaggaggaggagaaaaggggagcagggagaaagagagaaggagacaagGGGGCAGTGCTGGAGCTGCTCATCGAGGGGCGCTGTGGAAGCGCGGGGCAGCAACAGCTTCAGATCTCCGGCAGAGAGACGAGCTGCCCTGAGGGGAATGTACGACTCCGCATCGGACTGCAGGCCAAACGCACCAAGAAACCCCCTAAGATCTTGGAGAGCTACGTGTGCAAGCCCACCATCAGGACCTATCAGAGGCAAGGCAGGGGGGCACTGGCGAGGGGGGATggcgaaggaggaggagtgggccagcagcagagcaaaaCCAGCTCGGCTCCAGACGAGGCAACCAGAGATCATTGCTCAGGCTTGGATGCTGTCCAGACCACATCCAAACAaactgcatctgctgctgcttcaccgCCACtcgcatcatcatcattatcatcgccgtcatcatcatcctcgTCATCGCAGCCACTGTCCTTATCATCGACATTTACGACAGCTTCCAGCCCAGCCTCAGTCCCTGCCATAACCAGCCAAGGGACCAAGTCAGCCAAACAG GTTCCTATCAAGCTGGCCGATAAGCCAGAGGTGAATTCAAATGGCTCATCGGAGAGGGTGAAGAAAGAGAAGGTAACGAGTGTTAATGGCCAGCCTGTCCCTGCAGGACACAAATCGTGTTCGCCCACAACAGACCGGACAGCTTCATCTACTCTTTCCACGCAGTGCATCCAAGCCCTGTCTGCTTCAGAAGCCAGGACTGAAGGAAAGACCTCCAAGAAACACAATGGTTTGGTACAGACGGCAAAACAGAAGGGAATATCGAATGGGAAAGGCTCCGCCGACATCATTGGCACTTCCACCTCATCAAAAGTCAAGGttggaaaacacagcagctcttctgtttcttctgtggACTCCTCAACGAGACCTCCAGTCTCCTCCAGCTCCCACAAAGAACTGTCCAATAAGGGCAGGCCAgactctccttcctctctcgcAGTCAACTCTAAACCACAGTCCTCCCCTACTGCGGATCTCTCCTCTGCCCAGTCCCAAGATCAGGATctagagaaaaagagagagaaagaaaggaaagtgGAGAAAGAGAAACGGAGAGACAAAAAGTCAAAGCGGGATAGACTGGAGGCTGAAAGAGCAAAGAGTGagagcaggaaggaggaagggaagaagaagaaaaagaaagggaaggatGGAAAATCAAGACACGGTAAAGAAAAGGATGAAAGACGTAAGACTGATGATATATGGAGGGATGAGCTGAAGACTGAAAGAGGAAAGACTGAGAAAAAGAGGGACAAACTCAGCCCAGACAGGCAGAGGACAGAGGATAATAATGCAAAATGTGGTGAAACAGTTGATGGTGGCAAACTAGATAAAACCAGCAAAGTAGTGAATCCATGCAGAGCAGATGAGATAGACAAGACAGATGACGGTTGCAAGCCAGTTAAACAAGCTGAGCCTGCAACAGGTGATACCAGTAAATCAAAAGAACAGGACGTCTCAAGACATTCAACTGTGCCTCCAAGCCAcccctcttcttctgctcctccctctctgcccaCTCCTTCTGCCCGTGCCCCTGTTTCCCCCCCTTCTTCCCCCCAAGAGCAGGACAGCCGCCCGCTGAAGAAACGTAAAGCCAGACGGCCCAGCTGGACCAAGCTGGTGCACAGAGCTCAGAGAGCGGAAAATCAGGAAGCCCCTTCAGATTCCCAACATAATCCTTCGCTAAATTTTCCCCAGAACCCAAAAACATCACTTCCTGCCAAGGCCACAATTCAGCAGACTGATGAATCACACCCAGCTCCCTCTAGCTGCTTAACCAGCggctcctcctccgtctcttctgCAACCAAACCTTCATCTCCCAAGCAGAATCACCCCACATCAGATCCAAGCCCCCCTGTTTCCAGATGCGCCATCACCCCTGCCCGAAAAAGGGGCCGCCCTAAATCCCACAGCTCTAGTGTAGATGAACCTCTCCCTAGACTTTCACCAAATGCCATCCCAGCTGAGGTGCCTCTTCTGGGGTGTGACAGAATTAAGAAAGCGCCCGTGCTGGAGCCAAGTCCAATCCTGCAAAGTGCTGCTCAGTTTAAACCCAGCCCCAAGAAGCGTGGCCGTCCTCCCAAACGACCCCTCCCCGAAGACCAGAGCGGAGATGCACTGAATCGCACTGAAGAAACGGACAGATGTCATCCTCCTGAGAAGGGCAGGCAGCTAAAGATCAGGAGGCTGATTAatgagatgaagaaaagaaagaagaggagactCCAAAAGGTAATTCTGTCTGGGTATGTAGGGAAGGATGGACGGGCTAGCCAGGCAGCAGATGGTGAGACCTCTTTGAGAATGTGTAAATCAATAGAGACGACAACAGTACAAACGCTTTCGGCCCTGTCCTCGTCCTTTGGGAGTACCCTGGGCCCTCAGATCAATGTGAGCAAGAGAGGGACCATCTACATGGGAAAGAGGCGAGGACGCAAGCCTAAAACCCAGACTGCTCCGACAGTCCAAACCAGCTCCCAGAACTCCTCTCAGTCGTCACTGTTTACCAACCCCTCTGAAACATCTCTCTTCTCCAACCAGCCCcagcctcctccctctcacccattcccctccccttctctcacCCACTCCAGCGGGGCCCAGAGCCCTTACAGCGAAGGCAGCCTCACAGAACCAACAACCTCCCTACTTTTTCCTCAccccttctccctcccctccccgtcATCCTCCTGTACCTCCCCgcgtcctccctcctcctcatccctctctccctttgtgAAGAAGAGTTGTCCGTGTCAGGGAAGGCATCACTTCCCCTTTCACCAGTCGTCATGTAAGCTCTCCTGCCCTACTCCTCCACTGCATCACGCTCCCGGCTCCCCCGGCCACCTGAAAGAGGCCACACCCTCACCCAGGAGCGAATCACACAGTGAAGAGACACTGCCTAGCGATAGCGGGATTGGAACAGATAACAACAGCGTTTCTGAGCGAGGGGAGATTCGGGGCGCTCGAGGCATGCTTAGGTTGGGTCAGGGGTCAGGAGTGATGCTGGGAGCTCAAAGGCACCCTTCCTCTCTTATCGACCgtccctctcctgtctcctcacccCTGTCTCACATGCCCAGACATGCAAACCCCATCACCAACTCAGCATCTGTGGAGCGGCACCGAGACAGACACAGGCACAGGCGGAGGGATTACgactgttcctcctcctgtacTTGCATGTGCCCATGCCCGTGCCCAGGACACAACAAGTGCACTCATTCAGATTACTACCCTTGCCTTGGGCACAATGCACTGAAgcgacagaaaaataaacacaaaaagaagcaccagcagctgcacaTGCAGGATCCAGAGTTTCTGGCTGAGCTAGAAGACCTGATCAGTCAGTTCAGCGAGGTCCATATTGGACGGCGAGGTTGGGCGAGGACAGGACTGGGACAAGGCTTTGATGGGAGTGGGAACGCAGCTGGAGGAAGGCGccatcactcctcctcccaTTCGCACCGCTCCAACATCTTCAGGATCAATCTGAATGGCTTCTACTCACCTCACCCTTCACCTTACTCTGCTAATACCTCCTACTCCCCGCAGCCCTTCTACCCCTGCCAGGCTGTGCATTGTAACAGGAAGCCAGACCGCAGGCAATGTAGCTGCCCATCAAAGTTTCAGGAGACCATTGAAAATATGGGATTTTACAGCAGCTACCCCCCGGCCACAACACTTTACCACCACCTCCCCAGCTCCTACCCTCTTCCCTCCCCGCACCAGTATGCTCCCCATCAGTCCCATCATGCCCACTTTCTCCTCAACCCCGCCAGGTTCCACAGGCGGAGGAGCAGGTTGCTGAGGGAAGGAGCTTTGGGAGGAGATGTGGAGGGAGACATAGGTGGAGGAAGCAGTGGAGTAGGAGGCTCACACCTCAGCTCAGGGTTCACATCCAGCCTCTCGTGTGGCTGTGGGAGGagcgaacacaaacacaagcataaACACCGCCACAGGCACTGCGAGCAAGATATGGATGACGAGGAGGAGTTgcacgaggacgaggaggaagacgggatggagagagaggggttgGCCAGTTCAAAGTCAAGGTCAGGGTTCATTTTGGGccaaggagaaggaggaaggaaaggggCAAGAGGAATGGGGAGTATGCTGTCTAAAGAATCACCTTGGTTATGTGAGAACGGAAATGAGtccttctcctccactgctgccgccacgtcatcatcatcctcagcagagaggtacaaacacacatcccTCACATCGCTGGGGCTGGGCTCCTCTCACCTGTCGTCATTCGGTGGAGGCTGGGGCGGACTGGGCCAGAGCTGGACAAAATTTGGTGGCATGGGAGGGACAGGATTTGGGAACTCAAACCCCAGCTGGAGAAGCTTCACCGGGGAGCAACGCACAGGCCGAATGATTGCATCAGACGGAGAGGACGACGACGACGAGTCCGCTCAAGAGTCACAGTTGTATAGAACGTCGCCATCCCCAACGCACACCAACCTGTTCACAtctgctgccatggcaacagggggGAGGGGTCTGAGGAGCAGATTGGCCGGGAGGAATCCAGGAAGTGGAGACAGGTCATGGAGGAGAGATGAGCCAGcttggacagagaggagagaagcag GTTTACAAGGTGACTCGAGAAGCCTGGGGCTGCAGAAAAGTGTGCCAACGTCAGACAGTGTGgcagggaaaaacaaaaggaggccAGGGCGGCCCAGAAAGCACCCACTGCCCACCACCGTATCCTCCCCCGCGCACTcatctgcagctccctccatgTCATCGCCTGACCTCTTGCCAGGACACGGCCACAACAGAGATGGGAGAGAAgtgggagggagaaaagaggagagagggccAGAGAGAGATCGAGGAGGCGACACAGCGCAGCAGGTGACAGATTTTGAGCTGCAGgccaggaggaagagaggacggAAGAGAAAACATGGTGACTCTCCTTGTCATCAGAG CGTCGCCGAGGATAAACCCGAGGGTGACACCCCCACTGAATGTTTTAGCCAATCAGATGCTGACCAGGCTCCTTCCCAACCAGTTACCATCCAAAGAGAGGAGCGAGCAGATGGTCCTCCCAGGAAGAACTTTCTGAGGGCAGGACTTTACTCTGATGATTACAAAACCACAGA tcccccctcctcccaaGCCCAGCAGTGCAGAGAGAGTTTGGAGTACACACCAGAGGAGCGTGAATACAGCCTTTTACCTGCTCCCATGCATGTTG GGAAGTACCTGCGGCTGAAGAGGATTCATTTCCAGTTACCTTATGATGTTATGTGGCTGTGGCAGCACAATCAG CTTCAGAGGCAGCCTGCTGTCCCCCTGAAGAGGAAGCGGCGCTACT GCCGGCTGAAGGAGAGGACTTCATCCTCTCTCAGGACAGCG gaggagagctccagtgacatcaccagCCTGTTTCCTCACCTCGACATGGATCCTCTGACCAGCAGTGAGAG GAGCTTTGTGGTGAAACACCACGTGTTCCTGGTGAGGAACTGGGAGctggtgagagacagacagatccGACTGaggatagagagggagagagacgcagagggagaggagggcgACGCGCCACATCCGTCCTGTGATGAAGCCAATGGGGACAACAGCCACATCAAGTCAG GTCAGCCAGTGGGGGTGGAGGTAACGGTTGTCAGCAGTGACCCCCACCATCAGAGTCAGGACACCTCCAGCTCGCTCACTGCCATCCCCTGTGTGAGTGAACAAACGCACCCAC CCCACCAAAACCCAGAGcagaccagaggaggaggacggagaggaagaaaaacgaggggaggaagaggcctgcagcagagaacagaggaggaaacggCTGAATGA